In a single window of the Solea solea chromosome 14, fSolSol10.1, whole genome shotgun sequence genome:
- the rom1b gene encoding rod outer segment membrane protein 1b yields MLLKMKFNQQRRVRLAQGLWLLSWLAVMCGAFIFCLGVFLKIELLRRNEVMDNTEIHVVPNILMMVGLASIGTNWAATRVCQDSLDASRFPRWKVLLLAWFAVAAMLCCLLISVVVLSYALQGRLEESLKIGLRNGIRFYKDTDVPGRCFQKETIDHLQMEFRCCGNNNFRDWFEVQWVSGRYLDFTSKDVKDRIRSNVDGRYLLDGVPFSCCNPASPRPCLQNHLTDNTAHYNYDFQSEELNLYSRGCRQALIDYYMGLMNSTGPGVLSVILIQMSVLLSLRYLQTAVEGAMALEDPEGDSEGYLLQKGVKETLEDVKANVLTMLKFTQVDPTTDGESPEAADA; encoded by the exons ATGCTGCTGAAAATGAAGTTCAACCAGCAGAGGCGGGTGCGTCTGGCCCAGGGACTGTGGCTGCTGTCGTGGCTGGCAGTGATGTGCGGGGCCTTTATCTTCTGTCTGGGGGTTTTCCTCAAGATAGAGCTGCTCCGTAGGAATGAG GTGATGGACAACACAGAGATCCATGTGGTGCCCAACATCCTAATGATGGTGGGTCTGGCCTCCATTGGCACCAACTGGGCTGCTACTCGTGTGTGTCAGGACTCCCTGGATGCCAGCCGCTTCCCCCGTTGGAAGGTTCTCCTGTTGGCCTGGTTTGCTGTTGCTGCAATGCTCTGTTGCCTGCTCATCTCCGTGGTGGTGCTCAGCTATGCCCTGCAGGGACGCCTGGAGGAGTCACTGAAG ATTGGCCTCAGGAATGGTATTCGTTTCTACAAGGACACAGATGTACCAGGCCGCTGTTTCCAGAAAGAGACCATCGATCATCTGCAGATGGAGTTTCGCTGTTGTGGAAACAACAATTTCAGGGACTGGTTTGAGGTTCAGTGGGTCAGCGGCAGATACCTGGACTTCACCTCTAAAGATGTGAAGGA CCGTATCCGGAGTAATGTGGATGGACGTTACCTGCTGGACGGCGTTCCTTTCAGCTGCTGTAACCCTGCCTCCCCTCGCCCCTGCCTGCAGAACCACCTGACAGACAACACTGCCCACTACAACTATGACTTCCAGTCAGAGGAGCTCAACCTGTACAGCCGGGGCTGTAGGCAGGCGCTGATCGACTATTACATGGGCCTAATGAATTCAACCGGTCCTGGCGTGCTGTCAGTCATCTTAATACAG ATGTCGGTGCTCCTGAGCCTGCGTTACCTGCAGACGGCTGTGGAAGGAGCCATGGCACTGGAGGACCCAGAGGGCGACAGTGAGGGTTATCTCCTGCAGAAGGGAGTGAAAGAAACCTTGGAGGACGTCAAAGCCAATGTCCTCACCATGCTAAAGTTTACGCAGGTCGACCCCACTACCGACGGGGAGTCCCCAGAGGCAGCAGATGCCTAG